The genomic stretch CAAGAACTTGTCGAAAAATCCCAATCCCTGACCGGCAAATACCTTCGCGGCGAACTGCGCATCCCGCGCCCGGCCAGCCGCCGCGCCTCGGACCTGGCCATCACCCTGCGCGGAGTGACCACCAACAACCTGCGCGACATCGACGCCGTCTTCCCCCTGGGCAGCCTGGTCTGCGTCACCGGCGTGTCCGGCTCGGGCAAAAGCTCCCTGGTCATGGACAGCCTGTACAAGCATCTGGCCCTGGCCCAGGGCCTCAAGGTCGACGCGCCGGGAAACATCAAGGGCATCGAGGGCGCGGAGGCCGTGGAAAAAATCATCTCCATCGACCAGAGCCCCATTGGTCGCACGCCCCGCTCCAACCCGGCCACCTACACCAAGATCTTCGACGAGATCCGGGCCATCTTCGCCGGCAGCCATGACGCCAAAAAACGCGGCTACACCGTCGGCCGATTCAGCTTCAACGTGCGCGGCGGCCGCTGCGAGGCCTGTCAGGGCGACGGCCAGATCCGGGTCGAGATGCACTTTTTGCCGGACGTCTTCGTCACCTGCGAGGTCTGCGGCGGCAAGCGCTACAACCGCGAAACCCTGGACATTTTGTACCGGGACAAGTCCATCGCCGACGTGCTGGACATGACCGTGAGCGAGGCGCGGGCGTTCTTCGCCAACCATTCCGCCCTGGAGCGCAAACTCGGCGTGCTGGAGGACGTGGGTCTGGAATACATCCGCCTCGGCCAGCCGGCCACGACCCTGTCCGGCGGCGAAGCCCAACGCATCAAGCTCTCCCGCGAACTGGGCAAACGCAGCCTGCCCGGCACGCTCTACATCCTGGACGAGCCGACCACGGGCCTGCACATGCACGAGGTCGGCAAGCTCATCACCGTCCTGCACACCCTGGTCGACAAGGGGGCCTCGGTCATCGTCATCGAGCACAACCTGGACGTGGTCGCGGCGGCCGATCACGTCATCGACCTCGGCCCCGGCGGCGGCGACAACGGCGGCGTCATCGTGGCCCAGGGCACGCCGGAAGAACTGAAAATCAATCCCGGCTCGGTCACGGGGCCGTTTTTGGAGCTGGGATGACCGACACCCGCTGGGGCATGCGGCCCGATCTTCCCAAGACGCTGATGCCGGCCAAACGCCAAGTGGCGGAGTTCGTCTGCGACGCCGTCAACCTGGAAGGCATCCCCTTCAAGGCCGGGTCAAAATCCCAAACTTTCCCCGTCGAAATCGTCCAGCGGGACAAGCATGAGCCAGGGCCGCTCCTCGCGTTGATCCAGGATGGCTCCGGCCAGGACCAAGGTCCGGCCAGCCACGAGCAGGGCCTGTCCTCGACGGTTGGGCAGATCCAGCATGGTCGCGGGCCGCTCGACGCGGGTCGGATTGGCGTCCACCAGGGGCTGGACACGGACCGTGTCCCCCGCCGGCGATGTCAGATTGAGACCGAGCACAGTCGGGCCGGGTTCGGCGTGGGCCACGCCGAAAGCATCGGTATCCCGCTCGTCGAGGACGACATCGAACCGCCGAATGCCGTCCCGCATGATCCGGGCGGCTCCGGCACGCACCGGCCCGGCCGAGGCGCCGTCGGTCCAGGCCGCGAGCAGGCTTGGCCCGGTCACGGACAGAACCATGGCGCTGCCCTCGGAAGAAGGAACAGGCATGTCCAATGGCGTGTACTTCGCGTCGAAATACAAGGCAAAGGGCTGGGAACCGCCCTGACGGACAGGGGACGTTCCGGCGAGCACAAAACCACCAGACCGGAGGGCGGCGTTCATGCCAGCGACCGGCGGCAACTGATGCAACGTTCCTGGCACGCCCAAAGGCATGGGTTCCTTGGGACCGGACCAGATTTCCCGTCCCTGGCCGTCCAACCGGGCCAGTCTGATCTCCGGGCCGCGTGCCGTTGTTCTGCCCATGGCCACCAAACAGCCGCCGTCATCCAGGGCGACCACGCCCGAAGCGAAATCGTCATCAGCTCCGCCCAAATGCTTTTGCCAAAGCTGCTCGCCCTTGGTTCCGACACGCACGATCCAGGCGTCCGCTCCGCCCTGGCCAAACGACTCGCTCGTGCCGACCAGAAAAGCGCCGTCGGCAACTGGCGCAACAGCCGCGAAACTCTCCCGACCGTCGCCACCATACGTTCGGGCCCAGAGCACCTGGCCTCTGGCGGCAACCATGGCGGCCAGACCTTCTAGGTGAGGCTCATCGCCCGGTTCGGCATTGTCCGGCATGACCAGGGCTTCCCCGGCCACCAGGAATGCGCCGTCCGGCGTGCTCCGCACCGCCGCAAGTCGGCCCGATCCGTCAAATACCGCAATTTCCTGCGCCAAGGCCCCGGCCGCGACCAAGAGCCCCATGACCAGCGCGAGCGCTCCCGATGCTCTTGCAATCCAATTCCCCATGTGCATAGCCCCTGTCCGGATTCTGTTTCACGACACCTGGGAGCGCGGCCAGCTTGGCCGCTCCCGTGCGGGCGAGGCTCCCACGCGTCAAGGATACCTCAAAAAAAAGTATCCGTCTGAAAATGCGCCCACCCCAAAAACAAACCGCGCCTCCCCGACCGGGATGACGCGGCGCGTGACTCCTTACAGCCTATTTCAGTCCCTCCAGATCCAGCCCCTCCACGATGG from Deltaproteobacteria bacterium encodes the following:
- a CDS encoding ATP-binding cassette domain-containing protein, whose amino-acid sequence is VLDEPSIGLHPRDNQRLINTLRQLQGRGNTVLVVEHDEPTIRAADHVLELGPGSGFLGGELVFSGSSQELVEKSQSLTGKYLRGELRIPRPASRRASDLAITLRGVTTNNLRDIDAVFPLGSLVCVTGVSGSGKSSLVMDSLYKHLALAQGLKVDAPGNIKGIEGAEAVEKIISIDQSPIGRTPRSNPATYTKIFDEIRAIFAGSHDAKKRGYTVGRFSFNVRGGRCEACQGDGQIRVEMHFLPDVFVTCEVCGGKRYNRETLDILYRDKSIADVLDMTVSEARAFFANHSALERKLGVLEDVGLEYIRLGQPATTLSGGEAQRIKLSRELGKRSLPGTLYILDEPTTGLHMHEVGKLITVLHTLVDKGASVIVIEHNLDVVAAADHVIDLGPGGGDNGGVIVAQGTPEELKINPGSVTGPFLELG